CGGCTGATCAAGACCCCCAAGCTGCATCCAGGCGATACGGGACTTGCCTGCGCCCTGCTGGGTGTGGATGCTGCGGCGCTGGAATCCGATCGCCAGTTGCTGGGGCAGATGGCGGAGACTTTTGTCTTTCAGGAACTGCGCCGCCGTGCGAGTTGGCATGAGGAGCCTGTCACCTTCCATCATTTCCGTGACAAGGATGGAGTGGAAGTCGATATTGTCCTGGAAGGTGGCGGGCAACGCGTTGCGGGAGTCGAGGTCAAGGCGTTGGCAACGGTCACTGCCGCTGATTTCCGCGGGTTGCGCAAGCTCAAGGAAGCGGTCGGAGAGCGGTTTGCAACGGGGGTGGTGCTTTACGATGGCGAAGCGACAGTCTCGTTTGGCGGTGGATTGTTCGCCGCTCCGATTCGAAGCCTCTGGTCGATGTCGTGAGATTCCATGGTGAAGCGGGTTCCGGCGGTCTCGGCAATCAGGAATTGTAGCCCGGTAGGACGATCGGAAAATCCACCCTTATGTTCCACGAGATTGATCCGCTACAACATTTTGGAATGTTTTGACCCGTGGTGGATCGTTAAGGAATTGCCTCCGGCAAGAGAGGTCTGTGTTCGCTTGACGGGAAAGCTGACAGTGATAGTAGAAAATAGAGAGGGGGGCAAAGGTCAAATAGCCAAGGAGAGGGATGATGACCGATCCTGTCTGCGGTATGGACATAGCGCCGGAGAA
This DNA window, taken from Desulfuromonadales bacterium, encodes the following:
- a CDS encoding DUF4143 domain-containing protein, whose product is MSKPLHSNRLSRLIKTPKLHPGDTGLACALLGVDAAALESDRQLLGQMAETFVFQELRRRASWHEEPVTFHHFRDKDGVEVDIVLEGGGQRVAGVEVKALATVTAADFRGLRKLKEAVGERFATGVVLYDGEATVSFGGGLFAAPIRSLWSMS